Proteins encoded together in one Prochlorococcus marinus str. MIT 9211 window:
- the lipA gene encoding lipoyl synthase, translated as MTTFNRQTKYSKVLPEERLPSWIKPGIGKASQLEKVQKLVKRNRLHTICEEGRCPNRSECYASGTASFLLGGSICTRSCAFCQVEKGKSPQEVDVNEAKRVAQAIQQLKLNYVVLTAVARDDLHDHGASIFTETIVAIRELVPNINIEVLTPDFWGGSSNEDTALRLQKERLAKVLSAKPVCFNHNLETVERLQKEVRRGATYRRSLGLLKTAKELAPKTPTKSGLMLGLGETLDEIIKTLKDLRDVNCQQVTIGQYLRPSLSHLPVHKYWHPSEFDDLADIAKNLGFLKVNSGPLVRSSYHAEES; from the coding sequence ATGACTACATTTAATAGACAAACTAAATACAGTAAAGTTCTTCCAGAAGAACGTCTTCCTAGTTGGATTAAGCCAGGCATTGGGAAGGCATCGCAATTAGAAAAAGTTCAAAAACTGGTCAAACGCAATAGATTGCACACAATCTGCGAAGAAGGGCGTTGTCCCAATCGAAGTGAATGCTATGCATCTGGTACAGCCTCTTTTCTTCTAGGTGGGTCAATATGCACAAGAAGCTGCGCATTCTGCCAGGTTGAGAAAGGAAAGTCTCCCCAAGAAGTAGATGTAAATGAAGCTAAGCGTGTCGCACAAGCAATACAACAGTTGAAACTCAATTATGTTGTACTTACTGCTGTAGCAAGAGATGATTTACATGATCATGGAGCAAGTATTTTTACAGAAACAATAGTTGCGATTAGAGAACTAGTGCCAAACATCAACATAGAAGTCCTAACACCAGACTTCTGGGGGGGGAGTTCAAATGAGGATACAGCTCTAAGACTTCAAAAGGAGCGTCTAGCTAAAGTACTCTCTGCAAAACCTGTATGTTTTAATCATAATCTTGAAACAGTTGAGCGACTCCAAAAAGAAGTCAGAAGAGGTGCAACTTACAGGCGATCTTTAGGTTTATTAAAAACAGCAAAAGAATTAGCTCCAAAGACTCCTACAAAGTCAGGTTTAATGCTTGGTCTTGGTGAAACTCTTGATGAAATAATCAAAACCCTTAAGGACCTAAGAGATGTCAATTGTCAACAAGTAACAATTGGACAATACCTCAGGCCTTCTCTTTCACACTTACCAGTCCATAAATATTGGCACCCATCAGAGTTCGATGACTTGGCTGATATCGCCAAAAATTTAGGTTTCCTCAAAGTAAATAGTGGACCACTAGTCAGAAGTAGTTATCACGCAGAAGAGAGCTAG
- a CDS encoding rhodanese-related sulfurtransferase: MNNSSAGTISNQLQVAAFYSFSNLDEEMLSSLPKDLIALANQYQLRGSVLVGSEGVNGTVCGSKEAVKKLIERLEGLPLSNPLQLKFSWTSKQAFRRFKSRRKNEIVTMGIAGIDPVESVGTYVKPSDWNDFVDDPETLLIDTRNDYEIGIGTFEGAINPNTEVFRDFPKWVDENLKTIINNTSTKRIAMFCTGGIRCEKATSFLNERGFSDVYHLQGGILKYLEEIPETESRWKGECFVFDQRVALDHRLFPGVHRLCYACGMPLSPVDREKESYIPGIQCHHCIESFNDDDRARFAERQKHIDKINKRLPGNSIWPSA; encoded by the coding sequence ATGAATAACTCTTCAGCTGGAACTATCAGTAATCAACTACAAGTGGCAGCTTTTTATAGCTTCTCTAATTTAGATGAAGAGATGCTTTCCTCATTGCCAAAAGATTTGATTGCTCTTGCTAATCAGTATCAACTACGGGGTAGTGTTTTGGTTGGCTCTGAAGGTGTCAATGGGACTGTCTGTGGATCAAAAGAAGCTGTCAAGAAATTAATAGAGAGATTGGAAGGCTTGCCCTTGAGTAATCCATTGCAACTTAAATTTAGTTGGACATCCAAGCAAGCATTTCGTCGATTTAAGTCTCGTCGCAAGAATGAAATCGTGACGATGGGGATAGCTGGTATTGACCCAGTTGAATCTGTAGGAACTTATGTGAAACCTTCTGATTGGAATGATTTTGTAGATGACCCTGAAACGTTGTTGATTGATACTCGCAATGACTATGAAATTGGAATTGGTACGTTTGAAGGAGCAATTAATCCGAATACTGAAGTCTTTCGAGACTTTCCTAAATGGGTCGATGAAAACTTAAAAACAATAATAAATAACACTTCTACTAAGAGAATTGCAATGTTTTGTACTGGAGGGATTCGCTGTGAAAAGGCGACATCGTTTCTGAATGAAAGAGGCTTTTCTGATGTTTATCATTTGCAAGGTGGGATCCTTAAATATTTAGAGGAAATACCTGAGACTGAAAGCAGATGGAAAGGTGAATGTTTTGTTTTTGACCAAAGAGTTGCTCTGGACCATCGCCTCTTTCCAGGGGTTCATCGACTCTGTTATGCATGTGGTATGCCTCTTTCGCCAGTTGATCGTGAGAAAGAAAGCTATATACCTGGTATTCAATGTCACCATTGCATTGAAAGTTTTAATGATGACGATCGCGCTAGATTTGCAGAAAGGCAGAAGCATATAGATAAGATTAACAAACGCCTACCTGGAAACTCTATATGGCCTAGTGCATGA
- the bioB gene encoding biotin synthase BioB: protein MTLINYKAADQKEVQLRYDWSFSEVESLLQKPLMDLLWDAQRVHRLTNPGYKVQLASLLSVKTGGCEEDCAYCSQSIHNSSDITSYSDFEVEEVLKRAKTAKDAGADRFCMGWAWREIRDGQPFESMLKMVRGVRDLGMEACVTAGMLTDNQALRLAEAGLTAYNHNLDTSPENYDQIITTRTYQERIETLERVRSAGITLCTGGIIGLGESLKDRASLLKVLANMSPHPESVPINALVAVEGTPLQDLPSIDPIEMVRMVATARILMPLSRVRLSAGREQLGDEAQILCFLAGADSIFYGDTLLTTSNPAIQADRELLSKAGVQVNWSLHE from the coding sequence ATGACTTTGATTAATTACAAAGCTGCTGACCAAAAAGAAGTTCAACTCCGATATGACTGGTCTTTCTCTGAGGTTGAATCACTTTTACAAAAACCGTTGATGGATCTTTTGTGGGATGCGCAAAGAGTTCATAGATTGACTAATCCTGGTTATAAGGTTCAACTTGCATCTCTATTAAGTGTTAAAACAGGAGGCTGTGAAGAGGACTGTGCTTATTGCTCGCAATCAATTCATAACAGCAGCGATATCACTAGCTATTCAGATTTTGAGGTTGAAGAAGTTCTTAAAAGGGCAAAAACTGCTAAAGATGCAGGTGCAGATCGTTTCTGCATGGGTTGGGCGTGGAGAGAAATTCGAGATGGCCAACCTTTTGAATCAATGCTGAAAATGGTTCGAGGTGTTAGAGATCTTGGAATGGAAGCATGTGTAACAGCAGGCATGCTTACTGACAATCAAGCACTCCGTTTAGCCGAAGCTGGATTAACAGCTTATAACCATAATCTTGATACAAGCCCTGAAAACTATGATCAGATTATTACCACTCGTACTTATCAAGAACGTATAGAAACACTTGAAAGAGTTCGTTCAGCAGGTATTACCCTTTGTACAGGAGGAATTATCGGCCTTGGCGAATCTTTAAAAGATAGAGCTTCTTTGTTGAAAGTTTTAGCCAATATGAGTCCTCATCCAGAGAGTGTCCCAATAAATGCTTTGGTAGCTGTAGAGGGGACTCCTTTACAGGATCTCCCTTCCATAGACCCCATTGAGATGGTCCGCATGGTAGCTACTGCAAGAATTCTTATGCCTTTAAGTCGTGTTCGACTGAGTGCTGGACGAGAACAATTAGGTGACGAAGCACAAATTTTATGTTTTCTTGCTGGAGCAGACTCGATTTTTTATGGAGATACTCTTCTTACTACATCAAATCCTGCCATCCAAGCAGACAGAGAATTACTTTCGAAAGCAGGTGTTCAAGTGAATTGGTCATTGCATGAATAA